One window of the Shewanella khirikhana genome contains the following:
- a CDS encoding DUF481 domain-containing protein, translating to MLNAKTRKPHFKALTRAITFAALGGIATALSPLALATSPQAPNPFQITVDDSFDWLLLTSNELLKGELKNLYDDKLEFESDNLDTLYFDWEDVKALRSSGIVSVGMVDLSTQTGKLEIIDGKAYLDGRPFDRSQILTIIAGTQTEANYWSGKVSLGANLRSGNTDQIDYSATANIKRRTTESRFNSDYIGKYSKNDGENTVNNHRITGSFDWFISKQFYLRPVFIEYYKDPFLNIDTKLTLGAGLGYDIIDNSKTEWTIGGGPAYTYTRFSEVEAGGSDTEGTAAFVLDTRFEHELTDDIDLNARYQLLYGNEDSGGYSHHALTGISIDLTDMFDLDVSLVWDRTNNPRANADGSIPKSDDYQLIIGIGIDL from the coding sequence ATGTTGAACGCCAAGACAAGGAAACCTCATTTCAAGGCCCTGACCCGGGCCATCACCTTCGCCGCCCTCGGCGGCATCGCCACGGCATTGTCCCCCCTGGCACTCGCCACCAGTCCTCAGGCCCCCAATCCATTTCAGATAACGGTGGATGACAGTTTCGACTGGTTGCTGCTGACCTCTAACGAGCTGCTCAAGGGCGAGCTGAAAAACCTCTACGACGACAAGCTGGAATTTGAGAGTGACAACCTCGACACCCTCTATTTCGATTGGGAAGACGTGAAGGCGCTGCGAAGCTCTGGGATAGTATCCGTGGGCATGGTGGATTTGAGCACCCAAACCGGCAAGCTGGAAATTATTGATGGCAAAGCTTATTTGGATGGCAGACCCTTTGATCGCAGCCAAATTCTGACCATTATTGCCGGTACTCAAACCGAGGCCAATTATTGGTCCGGCAAGGTGTCTTTGGGGGCCAACCTGCGTTCGGGTAACACCGACCAGATTGATTACAGCGCAACCGCCAACATCAAGCGCCGCACCACAGAGTCGCGTTTCAACAGCGATTACATTGGCAAGTATTCCAAAAACGATGGCGAAAACACGGTTAACAACCACCGTATCACCGGCAGTTTTGACTGGTTTATTTCCAAGCAGTTCTACCTGCGACCAGTGTTTATCGAATACTACAAAGACCCCTTCCTGAACATAGATACCAAGCTCACCCTGGGTGCCGGTTTGGGTTATGACATTATCGATAACTCCAAGACAGAATGGACCATAGGTGGTGGCCCGGCCTACACCTATACCCGCTTCAGCGAAGTGGAAGCCGGTGGCTCAGACACCGAAGGCACCGCCGCCTTCGTGCTGGATACGCGTTTTGAGCACGAGCTGACCGACGATATCGATCTCAATGCCCGCTACCAATTGCTTTACGGCAACGAAGACTCGGGCGGTTACTCCCACCATGCCCTGACCGGGATCTCCATCGACCTGACCGATATGTTCGATTTAGATGTGTCGCTGGTGTGGGACAGAACCAACAACCCCCGCGCCAATGCCGACGGCAGCATCCCCAAAAGTGATGATTATCAGCTGATTATTGGCATCGGCATCGATCTTTGA
- a CDS encoding arylesterase, producing the protein MAWLCDIVSEFRKFRGMGWMLTCLFLAFPLKAETILILGDSLSASYGMEENQGWINLMRPKLQGHTLVNGAVSGETSAGGLRRLPGLLESAKPSVVFVMLGGNDGLRGFSPVELKKNLTKIIDLAQSSGANVLLSEVMVPTNYGPRYAKAFAQVYAELGQRDGVTLMPFFMTQIVTRPELMQRDGIHPNQAAQGEIAEIMLPWFAAMVSSPATAANPG; encoded by the coding sequence ATGGCATGGCTTTGTGACATAGTTTCTGAATTCCGTAAATTTCGTGGCATGGGCTGGATGCTGACTTGCCTGTTTCTGGCATTCCCCCTGAAGGCCGAAACTATATTAATCCTCGGCGACAGCTTGAGTGCAAGTTATGGTATGGAAGAAAATCAAGGCTGGATCAATCTGATGCGCCCCAAACTGCAGGGACACACCCTGGTCAACGGTGCGGTGAGCGGCGAAACCAGCGCCGGCGGTCTACGCCGACTGCCCGGCCTGCTTGAGTCTGCCAAGCCCTCGGTGGTGTTTGTGATGCTGGGTGGCAACGATGGTCTGCGGGGATTCTCGCCGGTTGAGCTGAAAAAGAATCTTACAAAAATCATTGACCTGGCTCAGAGCAGTGGCGCAAACGTGCTGCTGAGCGAAGTGATGGTGCCCACCAATTACGGCCCCCGCTACGCCAAAGCCTTTGCCCAGGTTTACGCCGAGCTGGGTCAGCGCGACGGCGTAACCCTGATGCCGTTTTTTATGACCCAAATCGTGACCCGCCCCGAACTGATGCAGCGGGACGGAATTCATCCCAACCAAGCTGCCCAGGGCGAGATTGCCGAGATTATGCTGCCATGGTTTGCCGCCATGGTGAGCTCGCCAGCCACAGCGGCCAACCCGGGCTGA
- a CDS encoding ABC transporter ATP-binding protein, with product MSQSHAIKVAHLKKIVQTQEGELTILKGVDMEVKPGQSVAIIGPSGSGKSTLLGLLAALDTPSEGEIWLDGSPLSGLGEEAKAALRKKKVSFIFQSFMLVDTLTALENVMLPAELGGMKDAKERALAMLERVGLSHRINHLPRQLSGGEQQRVAIARAFIGEPRVLFADEPTGNLDGGNAHRVADMLFELNAELGTTLVLVTHDNQLALRCERQFTMTEGELAETTVIKESSAADATANVREAAC from the coding sequence ATGTCACAAAGCCATGCCATCAAAGTCGCCCACCTTAAAAAAATCGTCCAAACCCAGGAAGGGGAGCTCACTATCCTGAAAGGGGTGGATATGGAAGTCAAGCCGGGGCAATCGGTGGCCATAATTGGGCCGTCGGGCTCGGGAAAGTCGACCCTGCTTGGGTTACTGGCGGCGCTGGACACGCCCTCGGAAGGGGAAATTTGGCTCGACGGCAGTCCACTGTCAGGGCTCGGCGAAGAGGCGAAAGCCGCGCTGCGTAAAAAGAAAGTCAGCTTTATTTTTCAGTCCTTTATGCTGGTAGATACCCTGACGGCGCTGGAAAACGTGATGTTGCCGGCCGAACTTGGCGGCATGAAAGACGCCAAAGAGCGGGCGCTGGCGATGCTTGAGCGGGTAGGGCTTTCCCACCGCATCAACCACCTGCCAAGGCAGCTCTCCGGCGGCGAGCAGCAGCGGGTGGCCATTGCCCGGGCCTTTATCGGTGAGCCGCGGGTGCTGTTTGCCGATGAGCCAACCGGTAACCTCGATGGCGGCAATGCCCACAGGGTCGCCGACATGCTGTTTGAGCTCAATGCCGAGCTTGGCACTACTCTGGTGCTGGTAACCCACGACAATCAGCTGGCGCTGCGCTGCGAGCGCCAGTTCACCATGACCGAAGGCGAGCTGGCCGAAACCACTGTTATTAAGGAGTCGAGCGCTGCTGATGCGACTGCCAACGTGCGGGAGGCTGCATGTTAA
- a CDS encoding ABC transporter permease → MLRALALRLFWRELRQGQLMLILLAIALAVMAVTGLARVSERLQVAINGEAAKFTAADRIIDSPQPLPAALLAKTDALALKRTDSMLFNSMAWSNEQFQLVTVRAVGPGYPLKGQIELADGPTAALPEPGALWYEGRLAGLIGNADKLEIGERSFTLAAEIRRLPDAGFNPFASSPVVLMRMDDVASTGIVGPGSRVTYLYQFTGDSAALTELDTLMKAELSSSQRLRDVKSGDSPIAGAVERAERFLLLASLLGIALACAAIGIAAQRYCQRHYDVVAMFKTFGASSREIRTLFALHLGLVTLVGVMVGVLAGLGLDALVAAFLPDELKAYSAPLVRPILLGVLTGGISALMFSAYPLLRLLAIPPLRVLQRELTGQGAGVWLHALLSLSAMAILGYAYSRSWQLTGAVVIGALLLGAILFVLGFVMIRIGHGAGLKTTNPLQLALAGLRRRAAQNSVQLVGFSTALVLLLTILALRQDLLDDWQRQLPQGAPNFFLVNIAPEDEAPLAEFLEQHQIERTDIYPVVRGRLASINGEALISQQQAEEGAQGRVGIGRELNMTWRDTLPPNNSLVSGEFGEDPYGVSVEAKVAERLGLKLGDSLSFVIDNQTLDVHVTSIRTVRWETMQPNFFMIFSEQALQRFAYTSMLSFHLEDAKRPLVVELIKGFPTISVIDVGAMVAQLRNIVAQVSLALGVVLALVIAASSLVLWAQTEAGMSVRQRELAVLRTFGAGGSLLRLATTMEFAVLGAVAGVVAVVVTEAVLFMLKTWVFELTVNWHLQWWLYAPVLGAVLVALLGYWRCRELLSRSCLSLLRAQE, encoded by the coding sequence ATGTTAAGAGCGCTCGCCTTACGGCTTTTCTGGCGTGAACTGCGCCAGGGGCAACTGATGTTGATCCTGCTGGCCATTGCCCTTGCGGTTATGGCGGTCACAGGCCTTGCCCGGGTCAGCGAGCGGCTGCAGGTGGCCATTAACGGCGAAGCGGCCAAATTTACCGCGGCCGATCGCATCATTGACTCGCCTCAGCCACTGCCGGCAGCTCTGCTTGCCAAAACCGATGCGCTGGCGCTTAAACGTACCGACAGTATGCTGTTTAACTCCATGGCCTGGTCCAACGAGCAGTTTCAGCTGGTCACAGTGCGCGCGGTTGGCCCTGGCTATCCGCTTAAAGGCCAGATTGAACTTGCCGATGGCCCTACCGCTGCGCTGCCCGAGCCTGGGGCTCTGTGGTATGAAGGAAGGCTTGCCGGACTGATTGGCAACGCCGATAAGCTGGAGATTGGCGAGCGAAGCTTTACCCTGGCCGCAGAAATCCGCCGCCTGCCGGATGCGGGCTTCAACCCCTTTGCCTCCTCGCCCGTGGTGCTGATGCGCATGGATGATGTGGCTTCCACCGGTATCGTTGGCCCCGGCAGCCGGGTGACCTATCTGTATCAGTTTACCGGTGACAGCGCAGCATTGACTGAGCTCGATACCCTGATGAAAGCCGAGCTTTCAAGCTCACAGCGCTTAAGAGATGTGAAAAGCGGCGATTCGCCCATTGCGGGCGCAGTGGAGCGGGCCGAACGCTTTTTGCTGCTGGCAAGCCTGCTGGGTATTGCGCTGGCGTGCGCCGCCATCGGTATTGCAGCCCAGCGCTATTGTCAGCGTCATTATGACGTGGTCGCCATGTTCAAAACCTTTGGCGCGTCTTCCAGGGAAATCCGTACCCTGTTTGCCCTGCATCTGGGGCTGGTGACCCTGGTTGGCGTTATGGTTGGGGTGCTGGCCGGGCTTGGGCTCGATGCGCTGGTGGCGGCTTTCCTGCCCGATGAGCTTAAAGCCTACAGTGCGCCGCTTGTGCGGCCTATCCTGCTTGGAGTGTTGACCGGCGGGATCAGCGCGCTGATGTTTTCAGCCTACCCACTGCTCAGGCTGCTTGCCATTCCGCCGCTGCGGGTGCTGCAGCGCGAGCTGACCGGGCAGGGTGCCGGTGTGTGGCTGCATGCGCTGCTTAGCCTCAGTGCCATGGCGATTCTGGGTTATGCCTATTCGCGCTCGTGGCAATTAACCGGCGCTGTGGTGATAGGTGCCTTGCTGCTTGGCGCCATTTTGTTTGTGCTCGGTTTTGTGATGATCCGTATCGGCCATGGCGCCGGGCTTAAAACCACCAATCCATTGCAACTGGCGCTGGCAGGACTCAGGCGCCGCGCCGCACAAAACTCGGTGCAGCTGGTGGGCTTTTCCACCGCGCTGGTGCTGCTGCTGACCATTTTGGCGCTGCGTCAGGACTTGCTGGACGACTGGCAGCGGCAGTTGCCGCAAGGGGCGCCCAACTTCTTTTTGGTGAACATAGCCCCTGAGGATGAGGCGCCGCTGGCCGAATTTCTCGAGCAACATCAGATAGAGCGCACAGACATTTACCCTGTGGTGCGTGGCCGTCTGGCGTCGATAAACGGTGAGGCTCTTATCAGCCAACAACAGGCCGAAGAGGGCGCCCAGGGCCGGGTGGGTATTGGCCGTGAACTCAATATGACCTGGCGCGACACCTTGCCGCCCAACAATAGCCTGGTGTCCGGTGAATTTGGCGAGGATCCCTATGGGGTGTCGGTGGAGGCCAAGGTGGCTGAGCGGCTCGGTCTCAAGCTGGGTGACAGCCTGTCGTTTGTGATTGATAACCAGACGCTGGATGTGCACGTAACCAGTATCCGCACCGTGCGCTGGGAAACCATGCAGCCCAATTTCTTCATGATTTTCAGCGAGCAGGCGCTGCAGCGCTTTGCCTATACCTCAATGCTGAGCTTCCATCTGGAAGACGCGAAACGGCCGCTGGTGGTTGAGCTTATCAAGGGCTTTCCCACCATTTCAGTGATAGACGTGGGCGCCATGGTGGCGCAGCTCAGGAACATAGTGGCGCAGGTATCCTTGGCGCTAGGGGTTGTGCTGGCACTGGTGATTGCCGCCTCAAGCCTGGTGCTGTGGGCGCAAACGGAGGCGGGCATGTCGGTGCGCCAACGTGAGCTGGCGGTGCTGCGAACCTTTGGTGCAGGCGGCAGCTTGCTGCGACTTGCCACCACCATGGAGTTTGCTGTGCTCGGCGCTGTGGCCGGGGTGGTGGCTGTGGTGGTCACCGAAGCTGTGCTGTTTATGCTCAAAACCTGGGTGTTTGAATTAACCGTAAACTGGCATTTGCAGTGGTGGCTCTATGCACCTGTGCTTGGCGCGGTATTGGTTGCGTTGCTGGGATACTGGCGCTGCCGCGAGCTGTTGTCCCGCAGCTGCCTGTCGCTGCTGCGCGCGCAGGAGTAA
- a CDS encoding TIGR01777 family oxidoreductase: MKILLTGATGFIGRQLVASLQGHQLSIVSRDTASARELLGDEHDYLRNLDKLDNLNGFDAVINLAGEPIVGKRWSEAQKKLLCHSRWDITELLAALISQSDNPPAVFISGSAVGFYGAQGVDRLSESSTPHSEFTHMLCANWEQLALDAASEQTRVCVLRTGIVLGKHGGALAKMLPAFKACLGGPIGKGTQGMSWIHIEDMVGLIRFLLANDSCRGIFNATAPNPVSNAVFAHTLGEVLHRPALVPAPAFAMKLLLGEAATLLLDGQFVLPTHAKEAGFGFRYPQLRQALENLR, translated from the coding sequence ATGAAAATCCTGCTGACCGGCGCCACAGGCTTTATCGGCCGCCAATTGGTGGCCTCACTGCAAGGACATCAGCTGAGCATTGTCAGCCGCGACACCGCCTCGGCGCGGGAGCTGCTTGGGGACGAGCACGACTACCTGCGTAATCTCGACAAGCTGGATAACCTAAACGGCTTCGATGCGGTGATTAACCTCGCCGGCGAGCCCATAGTGGGCAAGCGCTGGAGCGAGGCGCAAAAAAAGCTGCTCTGTCACAGCCGCTGGGATATTACCGAATTGCTGGCCGCCCTTATTTCCCAAAGCGATAACCCGCCAGCTGTGTTTATCAGTGGCTCGGCGGTTGGCTTTTATGGCGCCCAGGGCGTTGATCGCCTCAGTGAGTCATCAACGCCCCATTCTGAATTTACGCATATGCTGTGTGCCAATTGGGAGCAACTGGCGCTGGATGCCGCCAGCGAGCAAACCCGGGTGTGTGTACTGCGCACCGGTATAGTGCTGGGCAAACATGGCGGCGCGCTGGCAAAAATGCTGCCCGCCTTCAAAGCTTGCCTCGGCGGCCCCATAGGGAAAGGCACCCAGGGCATGAGTTGGATCCATATCGAAGACATGGTCGGCCTTATCCGTTTTTTACTCGCCAACGACAGCTGCCGCGGAATTTTCAACGCCACTGCGCCGAACCCCGTCAGTAATGCGGTGTTCGCCCATACTCTCGGCGAAGTCCTGCATCGCCCGGCGCTGGTACCGGCTCCGGCATTTGCAATGAAGCTGCTGCTTGGAGAAGCCGCCACCCTGCTGCTGGACGGGCAATTTGTGCTGCCCACCCATGCCAAAGAAGCAGGCTTTGGTTTTCGCTACCCGCAGCTGCGCCAGGCACTGGAGAATCTGCGCTGA
- the folX gene encoding dihydroneopterin triphosphate 2'-epimerase, translated as MKSEIATIRIKNLRLRTHIGIKEDEIQNKQDVIINVAIAYHAEQAQQSDNMDDALNYRTITKRIIALVEDNRFSLLEHLTARILDIASEHPSVTEASVEVDKPHALRFADSVSMELSFKR; from the coding sequence ATGAAATCAGAGATCGCCACCATTCGCATCAAAAATCTGCGCCTTCGTACCCACATCGGGATCAAAGAAGATGAGATCCAGAATAAACAAGACGTTATCATCAATGTCGCCATAGCATACCATGCCGAGCAGGCCCAGCAGAGCGATAACATGGATGACGCCCTCAATTATCGCACCATCACCAAACGCATCATCGCCCTGGTGGAAGACAACCGTTTTTCCCTGCTCGAGCACCTCACCGCCCGTATCCTGGATATTGCCAGCGAGCATCCCAGCGTGACCGAAGCCAGCGTTGAAGTCGACAAGCCCCATGCCCTGCGCTTTGCCGATTCGGTGTCCATGGAGCTCAGTTTCAAACGCTAG
- a CDS encoding AI-2E family transporter — translation MAFLVVILAGIKAASPIVVPFVLAAFIAVICNPVISWMMRFRVPKWLAVMLLMFFIVMLGLWLASLVGSSINEFSKQLPQYRDQLIQQFGWVLEKLHTLNIKISKEQVLAYFDPGMALSMTTNMLSGVGNVMANLFLIILTIVFMLFEAQSLPKKVHLALDDPEMRLQQIDKFLHSVNQYMVIKTLVSLATGAIVGIGLSIFGVDYALLWAVIAFLFNYIPNIGSIIAAIPAILLAFIQLGPAAAGGTALLYLGTNMVMGNVVEPKFMGRGLGLSTLVVFLSLIFWGWLLGSVGMLLSVPLTMIVKIALERSASGRWLAILLSDDVDELKPADNTSSEKA, via the coding sequence ATGGCGTTTCTGGTGGTGATCCTGGCCGGGATCAAGGCGGCAAGCCCTATTGTTGTGCCCTTTGTGCTGGCAGCCTTTATCGCGGTGATCTGTAACCCGGTGATCAGCTGGATGATGCGCTTTCGGGTCCCCAAGTGGCTGGCGGTCATGCTGCTGATGTTTTTTATCGTAATGTTGGGGCTGTGGCTGGCATCACTGGTGGGCAGCTCCATCAATGAGTTTTCCAAACAGTTGCCACAATATCGGGATCAACTTATCCAGCAATTTGGCTGGGTATTGGAAAAGCTGCACACCTTAAATATAAAGATTTCCAAAGAGCAGGTACTGGCCTACTTCGACCCTGGCATGGCGCTGTCGATGACCACCAATATGTTGTCTGGTGTTGGCAACGTGATGGCGAATCTGTTTCTGATCATCCTTACCATTGTGTTTATGTTGTTTGAGGCCCAGTCGCTGCCGAAAAAGGTGCACCTGGCGCTGGATGACCCCGAGATGCGCTTGCAGCAAATCGATAAATTCCTGCATTCGGTCAACCAATATATGGTGATTAAGACCCTGGTGAGCCTTGCCACCGGTGCCATTGTTGGCATTGGTCTGAGCATTTTTGGGGTGGATTACGCGCTGCTGTGGGCGGTTATCGCGTTCCTGTTTAACTACATTCCCAATATCGGCTCGATTATCGCAGCCATTCCCGCTATCCTGCTGGCCTTTATTCAGCTTGGCCCTGCGGCTGCGGGCGGTACGGCGCTGCTATACCTTGGCACCAATATGGTGATGGGCAACGTGGTGGAGCCCAAGTTCATGGGCCGTGGCCTTGGGTTGTCGACTCTGGTGGTGTTCCTCAGTTTGATTTTCTGGGGCTGGCTGCTCGGCTCTGTGGGCATGCTGCTGTCGGTGCCGCTGACCATGATTGTAAAAATCGCGCTCGAGCGCAGTGCCAGTGGCCGTTGGCTGGCGATTTTGCTGAGCGATGATGTCGATGAGCTGAAACCGGCCGACAATACCAGCAGCGAAAAGGCCTAA